A genomic region of Eucalyptus grandis isolate ANBG69807.140 chromosome 5, ASM1654582v1, whole genome shotgun sequence contains the following coding sequences:
- the LOC108959477 gene encoding putative disease resistance protein At1g50180 — translation MAESVVSFAVEKIGNLLIDEVKFLRGVEGKVTDLHSALRQVQALLRDVDSRRERKKAVEECIAQLRDFAYDAEDVIKRYYLKAALTEGQNIIKAYACFMAKCSCLQVHEAGTEIEGLKSRISEIGDKMQKYGIQPLNESECETARASTPERTYAHFEEEDFVGREDHIKVLVNELLKDGEQQRVISICGMGGLGKTTLAKKVFAHDKVKKHFDSFAWACISQEYRVRDILEGILVKLNPDQREGVTKMKDDELFETLYETQKEKRCIVVLDDIWTEQAWVGLRNAFPTKDTRSKLLITTRNREVAQHIDPHCFLNEPQCLSQEESWNLLKKKVFPQTKGLVVEISSDGPGVGQNIVAVQALQDITKQSKTEGQKPVIIEDMKMLAYKLLKKCAGLPLAVIVLGGLLVHNDWETVHRNINLHFSDKSNVSKVLALSYDNLPSHLRPCFLYLGSFPEDAEISAKEVLYMWIAEGFVLLNANNRARGISVEDVAKQYVMELVNRGMVQVRFNLSGKIKSFHLHDLMRDLCISKALEESFLSILNIQQDNETENCSASMAIKVESSCKIRRLSLNRNVISSLKASRTLSTFELSCPSKVTNGSRSNFNLFSKTISFSEF, via the exons ATGGCCGAGTCTGTTGTTTCGTTCGCGGTGGAGAAAATTGGAAACCTGCTCATCGACGAGGTCAAATTCTTGAGGGGAGTGGAGGGCAAGGTCACGGACCTGCACAGCGCGCTGAGGCAGGTCCAGGCCTTGCTGAGGGATGTGGATTCAAGACGAGAGCGCAAAAAAGCTGTGGAAGAATGTATCGCACAACTCCGAGACTTTGCCTATGATGCTGAGGACGTCATCAAGAGATACTACCTCAAAGCGGCGCTGACGGAGGGACAAAACATCATCAAAGCGTATGCTTGCTTCATGGCGAAGTGCTCGTGCTTGCAGGTTCATGAGGCGGGGACAGAGATCGAGGGCTTAAAATCCAGAATTTCTGAAATTGGTGATAAGATGCAGAAATATGGCATACAGCCTCTGAATGAGAGCGAATGCGAAACCGCGAGAGCTTCGACGCCAGAACGGACTTATGCCCATTTCGAGGAGGAAGATTTTGTCGGGAGGGAAGATCATATCAAGGTGTTGGTGAACGAGCTGTTGAAGGATGGAGAACAACAGAGAGTTATTTCCATTTGTGGAATGGGTGGTTTGGGTAAAACCACTCTTGCTAAGAAAGTCTTTGCTCATGACAAAGTGAAGAAGCATTTCGATAGTTTTGCTTGGGCTTGCATATCTCAAGAGTACCGTGTGAGGGATATCTTGGAGGGAATTCTTGTTAAGTTGAACCCTGATCAAAGAGAAGGGGTTACGAAGATGAAAGATGACGAATTGTTTGAAACTTTATACGAGacccaaaaagagaagagatgTATTGTGGTTCTTGACGATATTTGGACCGAACAGGCATGGGTTGGTCTTAGAAACGCATTCCCAACCAAGGACACGAGAAGCAAGCTATTGATAACAACCCGCAATAGAGAAGTAGCTCAGCATATCGATCCTCATTGTTTTCTCAATGAACCTCAGTGCTTATCACAAGAGGAGAGCTGGAATCTGCTAAAGAAGAAGGTATTCCCTCAAACAAAAG GATTAGTTGTTGAAATTTCTTCTGATGGACCCGGAGTTGGTCAAAATATTGTTGCGGTCCAAGCTTTACAAGATATCACAAAACAGTCAAAGACAGAGGGACAAAAACCGG TAATCATTGAAGACATGAAGATGTTAGCATATAAACTCCTTAAGAAGTGTGCAGGATTGCCCTTGGCTGTCATTGTGCTTGGTGGACTTTTGGTACACAATGACTGGGAGACAGTTCACAGAAACATCAATTTGCATTTTAGTGATAAGAGTAATGTATCAAAAGTGTTAGCCTTAAGTTATGACAATTTACCATCGCATCTAAGGCCATGCTTCCTCTATTTGGGTAGTTTTCCTGAGGATGCAGAAATCTCTGCAAAGGAAGTTCTTTACATGTGGATTGCTGAAGGTTTTGTGTTGCTAAATGCAAACAACAGAGCGAGAGGAATTTCAGTGGAAGATGTAGCAAAGCAATATGTAATGGAGTTGGTTAACAGAGGAATGGTTCAAGTGCGATTCAATTTAAGTGGAAAGATCAAAAGCTTCCACCTCCACGACCTAATGCGAGACTTATGCATCTCCAAGGCTCTAGAAGAGAGTTTTCTAAGCATTCTTAATATTCAACAGGACAATGAGACGGAGAATTGTTCTGCTTCAATGGCAATAAAAGTCGAGTCAAGTTGCAAAATACGAAGGCTTTCTCTTAATAGAAATGTGATTTCGAGCTTAAAAGCATCAAGGACTTTGTCCACCTTCGAACTCTCATGTCCTTCGAAGGTGACAAATGGGAGCCGAAGCAATTTCAATCTATTTTCAAAGACTATAAGTTTCTCAGAATTCTGA
- the LOC120293497 gene encoding uncharacterized protein LOC120293497, translating to MVCALLIMLVGNFCQDKCGSEDWKPFSWVFCQVFLYDTSWKFLDCRFLSKAEEVSPGKMMEFPGHLVEVGNHEVNRESLRDLKHVETASVLFTNSICKSSGIMLLLLTLLQKEKKRTDSSE from the exons atggTTTGTGCACTTCTCATCATGCTAGTGGGAAACTTTTGTCAGGATAAATGTGGCTCAGAGGATTGGAAACCTTTTTCATGGGTGTTTTGCCAGGTTTTCTTGTATGATACGAGCTGGAAATTTTTAGATTGCAGGTTCCTGAGCAAAGCTGAAGAAGTAAGCCCTGGAAAGATGATGGAATTTCCTGGTCATTTGGTTGAAGTTGGCAACCATGAAGTCAACCGTGAATCTTTAAGGGATCTAAAGCATGTGGAAACAGCTTCAGTTCTCTTCACAAATTCAATATGCAAAAGCAGCGGCATAATGTTGCTACTGTTAACTCTGCTGCAAAAG GAGAAAAAGAGGACAGATTCATCAGAATAA